Proteins encoded within one genomic window of Thermococcus celer Vu 13 = JCM 8558:
- a CDS encoding ABC transporter ATP-binding protein yields the protein MIRIENLVKTYGSVRALDGLSLEVKAGQVYGFLGPNGAGKSTTILSTLGLIFPREGKIQLFDTEVFNGGKFNEGELVRAKARIGYMPEHATLWDFLTPVQTLDTIADAFGIPKAERGKRIEELLKELNIWEYRNRKVGKFSKGMRQRVLLAQALINDPELLILDEPMTGLDPKGIAEFKDVIREQRKAGKTVFFSSHILAHVEEVCDTVGVIVKGRLRVEGNLDAIKRRFLTKAGYTVILETNVPVDFSGVEWTVTPLGDRKYRIVAADDIREEVYDFVVKRGAKILAMQVKEPSLEEIFLEMVG from the coding sequence ATGATCAGGATTGAGAACCTCGTCAAGACTTACGGAAGCGTTCGCGCTCTGGATGGCCTCAGCCTCGAGGTAAAAGCCGGCCAGGTATACGGCTTCCTCGGGCCCAACGGGGCCGGGAAGAGCACCACCATCCTGAGCACGCTCGGCCTCATATTTCCCCGGGAGGGGAAGATCCAGCTCTTCGATACGGAGGTGTTCAACGGCGGGAAGTTCAACGAGGGGGAGCTCGTCAGGGCGAAGGCCAGAATCGGTTACATGCCCGAGCACGCCACGCTCTGGGACTTCCTCACGCCTGTTCAGACCCTTGATACGATAGCCGACGCCTTCGGGATACCAAAGGCCGAACGAGGGAAGCGCATCGAGGAACTCCTCAAGGAACTTAACATCTGGGAGTACAGGAACAGGAAGGTCGGCAAGTTCTCGAAGGGGATGAGACAGCGCGTCCTCCTCGCCCAGGCGCTCATCAACGACCCGGAGCTCCTAATCCTCGACGAGCCGATGACGGGCCTCGACCCGAAGGGGATAGCCGAATTCAAGGACGTGATAAGGGAGCAGAGGAAGGCCGGCAAGACGGTTTTCTTCTCGAGCCACATCCTCGCCCACGTGGAGGAGGTGTGCGACACCGTCGGGGTCATAGTCAAGGGGAGGCTACGCGTGGAGGGCAACCTCGACGCCATTAAACGGAGGTTCCTGACGAAGGCGGGCTACACCGTGATCCTCGAAACGAACGTCCCGGTTGACTTCAGCGGGGTGGAGTGGACGGTTACGCCGCTGGGGGACAGGAAGTACCGCATTGTGGCCGCGGATGACATCAGGGAAGAGGTCTACGACTTCGTGGTGAAGCGGGGCGCGAAGATCCTCGCAATGCAGGTGAAGGAGCCCAGCCTCGAGGAGATATTCCTCGAGATGGTGGGATGA
- a CDS encoding UbiD family decarboxylase: protein MLREIVEGFEETVIVEEPVSKELEITRYLLKYKDRPVLFKDVDGWTVAGNIWSTRERIASYLGTKKENLLHLIAGAMENPRPCRTVERAPFMANSTADFSLRELPVPRYYPKDGGQYFTSAMVVAKDDDGFVNISFHRMMVIDERRAAIRLVPRHLYAMWKEKAERGEELDVRIIVGNPVHILLAGGTSVAYGTSELEIASAMSEMAFGRPLEVFELKGIPVPVETEFVFEARILPELTDEGPFVDITGTYDRVRKQPVVVFERMHHVDDPVFHALLSGGYEHYMLMGLPKEPQIYESVKRVVPRVHGVRLTEGGAMWLHAIVSITKQHDGDGKNAILAAFAGHPSLKHVVVVDDDIDIYDDREVEWAIATRFQADRDLILIPNARGSSLDPSADRSMTTKWGVDATKPLEGKEEFERARV from the coding sequence ATGCTGAGGGAAATCGTCGAGGGTTTTGAGGAAACGGTCATCGTGGAAGAGCCCGTGAGCAAGGAGCTCGAGATAACCAGATACCTGCTGAAGTATAAGGACAGGCCGGTTCTGTTCAAAGATGTGGACGGCTGGACGGTCGCGGGGAACATCTGGAGCACGAGGGAGCGGATAGCGTCCTACCTTGGAACCAAAAAGGAGAACCTCCTCCATCTCATAGCAGGGGCCATGGAGAACCCGAGACCCTGCAGGACCGTCGAGAGAGCGCCGTTCATGGCGAACTCCACGGCGGACTTCTCCCTCCGGGAGCTCCCGGTCCCGAGGTACTATCCCAAGGACGGGGGCCAGTACTTCACCTCCGCCATGGTCGTGGCGAAGGACGACGATGGATTCGTGAACATCTCCTTCCACAGGATGATGGTGATCGATGAGAGAAGGGCCGCCATAAGGCTCGTCCCGCGGCACCTCTACGCGATGTGGAAGGAGAAGGCGGAGCGCGGGGAAGAGCTGGACGTTCGGATAATCGTGGGAAACCCCGTGCACATCCTCCTGGCGGGGGGGACGAGCGTGGCCTACGGGACGAGCGAGCTGGAGATAGCCTCGGCGATGAGCGAGATGGCCTTTGGAAGGCCCCTCGAGGTCTTCGAGCTCAAGGGGATTCCCGTGCCGGTCGAGACGGAGTTCGTCTTCGAGGCGAGGATACTCCCCGAGCTGACGGACGAGGGCCCCTTCGTCGACATAACCGGAACCTACGACCGCGTGAGAAAACAGCCCGTGGTCGTCTTCGAGAGGATGCACCACGTTGATGATCCCGTCTTCCACGCCCTCCTGTCGGGCGGTTACGAGCACTACATGCTGATGGGCCTCCCAAAGGAGCCGCAGATATACGAGAGCGTCAAGCGGGTCGTGCCGAGGGTTCACGGTGTCAGGCTCACAGAGGGCGGCGCCATGTGGCTCCACGCCATCGTCTCCATCACCAAGCAGCACGACGGCGACGGCAAGAACGCGATTCTGGCGGCTTTCGCGGGGCACCCGAGCCTCAAGCACGTCGTTGTGGTTGACGATGACATCGATATCTACGACGACCGCGAGGTGGAGTGGGCGATAGCGACGCGCTTCCAGGCCGACAGGGACTTAATCCTCATCCCGAACGCTCGGGGCAGCTCCCTCGACCCCTCCGCAGATAGGAGCATGACGACCAAGTGGGGGGTGGACGCGACGAAGCCTCTGGAGGGAAAGGAGGAGTTCGAGAGGGCGAGGGTTTAG